A genomic segment from Laribacter hongkongensis DSM 14985 encodes:
- a CDS encoding flagellar protein FlaG: MQVLPNQPSVTVSSQGDIARFDYLVPMAGRKPSIQSETAKAVPLTGDAAKPALTAEYEKPINQNETKEVVDSLNYTMGLMKSDLLFTIDDDTKLKLVKIVDKETKEVIRQIPSEEIVRFVKVFDELRGVLLSEKV, from the coding sequence ATGCAGGTTTTACCCAATCAACCTAGTGTCACGGTATCGAGTCAGGGCGATATTGCGAGATTCGATTATCTCGTACCGATGGCCGGGCGCAAACCAAGCATCCAATCGGAAACAGCTAAGGCGGTACCGTTAACGGGAGATGCTGCCAAGCCCGCCCTGACCGCTGAGTATGAAAAGCCTATAAATCAAAATGAAACGAAAGAGGTTGTGGATTCACTCAATTACACTATGGGTTTAATGAAAAGTGATCTGTTGTTTACTATTGATGACGACACTAAATTGAAGTTGGTCAAGATTGTCGACAAGGAAACAAAGGAAGTAATCCGGCAGATTCCAAGCGAGGAAATTGTAAGGTTCGTCAAAGTATTTGACGAGTTGCGGGGCGTACTGCTTTCAGAAAAAGTGTAA
- a CDS encoding flagellin N-terminal helical domain-containing protein, with product MALFVNTNVSSLNAQRNLNTSTDALSTSLQRLSSGLRVNSAKDDAAGLAIASGMTSQIRGGNQAIRNANDALSLAQTAEGVLGQMESNTQRMRELSVQAANATTSTANFAQIKLELDSLAAENSRLLSGSKFNGQALFDPTNTKSFTFQVGAGTTADNQITVQMASAAFSQAATTVTLATAGDALTAINMLDVDLANISNMRANLGAAQNRFSAVVSNLQSFVENLSASKSRIMDTDFAAETANMTRNQIIQQAGTAMLSQANQLPNAAMSLLR from the coding sequence ATGGCCCTCTTTGTCAATACCAATGTCTCGTCTTTGAATGCGCAGCGTAACCTGAACACCTCAACGGATGCGCTGTCCACCTCTCTGCAGCGTTTGTCCAGTGGTTTGCGTGTGAACAGTGCAAAGGACGATGCTGCAGGTCTGGCAATTGCCTCAGGGATGACGTCGCAAATTCGTGGCGGTAACCAAGCCATACGCAATGCCAATGATGCTCTTTCATTGGCCCAGACTGCTGAAGGTGTTCTGGGGCAGATGGAAAGCAATACCCAACGTATGCGTGAGTTGTCGGTGCAAGCCGCTAATGCTACTACGTCGACCGCTAACTTTGCACAGATCAAGCTGGAGCTTGATTCGCTAGCTGCTGAAAATAGTCGCTTGTTGAGTGGCTCGAAGTTTAATGGGCAGGCACTGTTTGATCCTACAAACACTAAGTCATTCACCTTTCAAGTGGGAGCGGGCACTACTGCTGATAACCAGATCACAGTACAGATGGCAAGTGCAGCTTTTAGTCAGGCAGCAACTACAGTTACCTTGGCAACTGCAGGAGATGCACTTACTGCAATCAATATGTTGGATGTCGACTTGGCGAATATTTCCAATATGCGTGCTAACTTGGGTGCTGCCCAGAACCGCTTCTCGGCAGTGGTCTCGAATCTTCAGAGTTTTGTGGAAAACCTTTCAGCCTCTAAGAGCCGCATTATGGATACCGACTTTGCTGCAGAAACTGCCAATATGACGCGTAACCAGATCATCCAGCAAGCTGGTACCGCCATGCTATCGCAGGCTAACCAGTTGCCGAACGCTGCAATGAGCCTTTTGCGTTAA